The genomic DNA CGTGATGCCCAGCTTGGACAGCTTGacgcgccgtgcgacgcTGAATGCGAGCGCAAATACCACGACCGTCACGAGCGCGGTCGTGGGCTCGGAtacggcgccgcgtgcccACTTGGTCTCCCACAGAGCGAGCGTGATCTCGAGAATGAGGACGACGCCGATAGCGTAGCCGAGGCCCCTGTGTCAGTCGAGGCACCTACCGATGGTACTTCCATACGCTCTTGGCCTTGCCCACCGAGCCAAAGACGGGCTCTTGCGCCCAGACGGTGGAtgcgccgaggagcgcctgtGCCCAAAGCAGGGTCAGGagcgccacgccgagcacgccgtgcCACGAGATAAAGTGTTTTGCGCCCGGCTTGCTGTGGCTGTGCCACATGATCCACACGCCAAATGTCAGTAGCGGCAGAcctgcgccgagcacaaAGAGCTGGTGCAGTGCGAGCCCCGCGTCTTTTTCCTGCGGCGTCTGTGTAGACTGCAGGACAAGAATGCCTTGCAGGAGCAAGTACAGTCCCAGAGATACGAGCAGCGGATGGTACAGCGCAAACGGCACCTTGCCTCCCGTTGCATACAACACCATCGCCCAGATAGACACGACAAAGGCGAGCGCACATGCCTGCACACGACCCGCACGCGGCCCGTTtcccgcgacgagcgcatcgcgcagcgcctggatcTGTATAACCTGCGTCCCTTGTCCTCCCATGAGGTGTTCCTGCTCGCTATTCTCTTCTGGCATGGCGTGTGGCGAGCGGTAGGCaacgcagcgcagcgcacgtCATGCGCTCAAGCCACTTGCCCTCTCCACGCACGTCAGGGCATTTTTGTATTTTCTGACAAACGgggcggccgcgggcggCCGAAACACGTGCCGCGGTTTTCGCCGCCGGCTGGCCGGACAGAGCCTGCGACCAACCTGGATCACCCGAGCTAGACCATGTCGTTCCTGCCTAGCCGTCTTTCGCTGACTGCCCGCgccacgctgcgcgccatTCCCCGTGCCCAGGCCTCTGCCCTGCGCAGCATTGCCACCTCGGCTGTGCGCCTGAGCGAGCAGCCCCCCATCATCCAGGGTTCGGGCTCGCCGACTGGCACCATCccctcggacgaggaccaGAGCACCGGTCTTGAGCGCTACGAGCTCATGGGCCGCCTGCAGGGTGTCGACGTCTTCGACATgcagccgctcgaggcggaccgTCTCGGTACCAAGGCGGAGCCCGTCAAGGTCCGCAGCATGGTATGTTGTGCTTGAAAAACTAATCCAGTACCACGAGCAGATTGTCGGCTGCACTGGTGTTCCCGTCGACTCGCACGAGACCCTCTGGCTGAACATGAGCCGCGAGAAGGAGTTCACGAGGTGCCCTCGCTGCGGTAGCGGTACGTTCCCCTTATCTAACCCTAGTCTACCAGCTCGAGTTCCTCGGTGAGGAGGGCCACCACCACCACTAAGGGTTGATCCCTTGTGCTATACGCAGTGTAGCGTCTACGCCGATTCGGTAGCGATGTAGCCCCAGGCGCGCCTGGATACCAACCGCTCAGCAGCACGGATTGATCGATGTTTGTGTCGGCGCTCAGCCGCGTCGTAGAAGCTATGGAAACAGACCGCTGCTAGGGAACTGGCGACGCGCACTTTCATGTGCatgcgacgcgcgacaGAAAGAGCCGAGACTCGAAACCAGATCAAAAGATGGACGGCAGCATCCGAGTCGGAGGACCCGCGATGCTACAAGCAGCGTGACTCGGTGTGCATCGTCATTAGACAAGGGGTGGTCGGGACAATTACAGCATTTGGAGGTAGTTGCTCGGCACGATACCGAGCTCGCCGTTGGCACGGTGCGCCTGCCACCACTTGCCGGACGAATCAACAATCTCGAGAATGTCGCCCTTGTTGAACGAAATCTCGGTCGGGTCGTCCTCGCTGGCCTTGTACGAATAgagggcctcggcgcgctgcacgcgcggcgcaccggtCTCGAGCGACTGGGGCGCaccctgcggcgcagccgacTCGAGCGTGGTGGGGTTGCCAGCGAGGATCGGGGgagcgagcgacgcgtcgccgccaaACTGGGGAGGGtagctcgacgcgctgttCATGCCCAGGTTGCTGTTCGACACACCGGTCGAGAGCCCACCAAAGCCGTTGGCGGGGCCGTGCGAACCGGGCGTGGCAAACTGGCTCTGCGAGGGAAGCGACTCGGGCACCACCGAGCTGTCCACAGCGCGGATCTGCGCGCTGTTgtccggcacgctcggGGAGTGCGAAACGACACccgtcggcacgctctgGCCCGAAGGGATGCCTGCATTGTCGACAGAGTTGTTGATCTGGTCCGCGCCAAAGTTGCCACCGTTCAGGCCGGGCACCTTGCTCGTCGAGTTCTTGCCGAGCGAGAAGCGGTTGCGGAGGTTGCCGaagccgctcgtcgcgccgttGCCAGCCGAGGCAAGCGCGCCACCGGCACCCGCGCCAACGGCACCGACACCCGCGCCGACACccgcgcccgtcgcggtggccgagcccgagccgaggccggcgccggtgaaGCCGCCCGAGGTGCCACCGACGGCGTTGCCCTCGGTGCTCTCGACATAGGTAAGGTACAGGAGCCAGATGATGCACGCGATGGCGAGCAGGAGGTAGCCAGCACCGACGGCCTGCATGTCGCCGTAGGAGCTGTAGATGCAGAGATCAgtgccgagcaccgacATGACGATGCCGACAATCAGGAAAGGAATGAGCAGCGGCTTGAAGAAGCCGACCGAGCCAGTGACCATCAAAAAGATCACGGCAATAaccagcgcgaggtcgatCCAGACCGTGAACCAGACGTGGCGAGCACGGCTAAAGTGGCCACGCGACTCCGCAACACACTGCGAAATGAACGCAACCCACCAGCCGATGAagccgaggagcgcgccaaTGCCAAGGATAGAAAGGCCGATCGCATTCCTGTGGTCAGCACTCAGATGCTCCTACTCACTTGCCGCCAACGCGGTCCAAGCCGGGGAGTCCGCGAGCCATCGTGACAAGTCGTCAAAGAGGCAGGTGCAAAATACGACGTCGGTACGCCGACCCCTGCGAAAAGCGCGCGTTGTGCCGCGTGCCAAGGGGCGCCCGGGAATAGACCGTGGCCCAGGAATGCTGCGCGAAGCTGCAGGGAGCTGCAGCATGCACGCGCTTAATTCGCTACACAACATCCACTCAGCACGAATGTCCGCGCATCACGTGGCTCCTTACAGGCCCCTCGCGTCTTGTGGAGGACTTGGCGTGGAAGAGCATGGTGGACGGTGCGCGGCAGTCGCTGCTCCAAAGCAGGTACGGCGACCAAACAACACACACACGCGTCGCGGGGCCGGAGACGATCGCGGCGGCAAAAaagaagcgcgccgagcagcggcgcactcAGCTGCTCTCGGCACGCCACAGCGACGAAGAGGACTttgtgccgctcgacacgcgcccgtcgcgaGCACTGGCGACGCGGGGGGGCGACGCGGTAGCGGCGTACGACGCGTACCAGGGGCCGCACCCGGAATCAGGGCTCCAGCGGGAAGAGGACGACCTGGGGagcggcgaggacgagcacgcAGCGTATACCGGCGCCACCGAACGCATTCCGCTGGGCCGCGATGCGGAGCGCAAACGCAagcaggagcagcgcaagcagaTGCGCAGCCtcatcgccgaggcgacgggcgcgccggacgaggacgaggataTCGCAATCGTCGTCCGCGaaccgccgcgccgcgcccagccggcggcggccaaggAAACAACGATCCACGAGCC from Malassezia japonica chromosome 1, complete sequence includes the following:
- a CDS encoding uncharacterized protein (TransMembrane:6 (i42-60o66-87i99-123o135-161i182-200o212-229i); COG:A; EggNog:ENOG503P00N); this encodes MPEENSEQEHLMGGQGTQVIQIQALRDALVAGNGPRAGRVQACALAFVVSIWAMVLYATGGKVPFALYHPLLVSLGLYLLLQGILVLQSTQTPQEKDAGLALHQLFVLGAGLPLLTFGVWIMWHSHSKPGAKHFISWHGVLGVALLTLLWAQALLGASTVWAQEPVFGSVGKAKSVWKYHRGLGYAIGVVLILEITLALWETKWARGAVSEPTTALVTVVVFALAFSVARRVKLSKLGITQRSAQ
- the COX4 gene encoding Cytochrome c oxidase subunit 4 (BUSCO:EOG09265MAN; EggNog:ENOG503P5BA; COG:C), giving the protein MSFLPSRLSLTARATLRAIPRAQASALRSIATSAVRLSEQPPIIQGSGSPTGTIPSDEDQSTGLERYELMGRLQGVDVFDMQPLEADRLGTKAEPVKVRSMYHEQIVGCTGVPVDSHETLWLNMSREKEFTRCPRCGSVYQLEFLGEEGHHHH
- the SHO1 gene encoding Transmembrane osmosensor (TransMembrane:4 (o20-43i55-78o84-104i116-134o); EggNog:ENOG503NYIA; COG:U), translated to MARGLPGLDRVGGKNAIGLSILGIGALLGFIGWWVAFISQCVAESRGHFSRARHVWFTVWIDLALVIAVIFLMVTGSVGFFKPLLIPFLIVGIVMSVLGTDLCIYSSYGDMQAVGAGYLLLAIACIIWLLYLTYVESTEGNAVGGTSGGFTGAGLGSGSATATGAGVGAGVGAVGAGAGGALASAGNGATSGFGNLRNRFSLGKNSTSKVPGLNGGNFGADQINNSVDNAGIPSGQSVPTGVVSHSPSVPDNSAQIRAVDSSVVPESLPSQSQFATPGSHGPANGFGGLSTGVSNSNLGMNSASSYPPQFGGDASLAPPILAGNPTTLESAAPQGAPQSLETGAPRVQRAEALYSYKASEDDPTEISFNKGDILEIVDSSGKWWQAHRANGELGIVPSNYLQML